A genomic stretch from Lottiidibacillus patelloidae includes:
- a CDS encoding DUF2628 domain-containing protein translates to MNVAEFWLPVLIGLVGGTWVLIYLVKKLDGIEKFRMFSLVFLGYGSAIGMIVMHYVDHIATLLLLPLVLIIFFIWIKMPQTFYEKYIKKHFEKYFPKPDITYSDKVKADKSHKDYYVFDKVSEYSEEEIELIVGKRYQKFLSKWIKMEQTNKHTMFSWSPFFFSVFWYVYRKMWKLPLFVLLALYCLLFYIVLTGNRVEPVVFLMLYFMPGMTAYSSYRLEVLKKLSEIKHKADSEEEQRKLMKKKGGTSWLMVVAFIALFYFFEFLSSFILAIIQKILY, encoded by the coding sequence ATGAATGTAGCAGAATTTTGGTTACCTGTATTAATTGGATTAGTAGGAGGAACATGGGTTTTAATTTATCTTGTTAAAAAGTTAGATGGAATTGAAAAATTTAGGATGTTTAGTCTTGTGTTTTTAGGGTATGGTTCAGCAATAGGTATGATTGTTATGCATTATGTCGACCATATAGCAACTCTGTTACTCCTTCCTCTTGTACTTATTATTTTTTTCATATGGATAAAAATGCCACAAACATTTTATGAAAAGTATATAAAGAAACACTTCGAAAAATATTTTCCTAAACCAGATATTACATATTCTGATAAAGTGAAAGCTGATAAATCTCATAAAGATTATTATGTGTTTGATAAGGTAAGTGAGTATTCGGAAGAAGAAATTGAATTAATTGTTGGTAAGAGATATCAAAAGTTTTTAAGTAAATGGATAAAGATGGAGCAAACAAATAAACATACAATGTTTAGTTGGTCACCGTTTTTCTTTTCTGTTTTTTGGTATGTGTATCGCAAAATGTGGAAACTGCCATTGTTTGTTTTGTTAGCATTGTATTGTTTATTATTTTATATCGTGTTAACTGGGAATAGAGTAGAACCAGTTGTATTTCTGATGCTTTATTTCATGCCTGGCATGACCGCATATTCAAGTTATCGTTTAGAAGTTCTTAAGAAATTAAGTGAAATTAAACATAAAGCAGATAGCGAAGAGGAACAAAGAAAGCTGATGAAGAAAAAAGGCGGGACAAGCTGGTTAATGGTTGTTGCATTTATTGCTCTCTTTTACTTCTTTGAATTTTTGTCTTCATTCATTTTAGCAATCATTCAAAAGATATTATATTAA
- the upp gene encoding uracil phosphoribosyltransferase produces MGKLYVFDHPLIQHKLTYIRDKKTGTKEFREIVDELAALMAFEITRNLPLEEVEVETPVSIAKSNVLAGKKLGIIPILRAGLGMVDGILKLIPTAKVGHVGLYRDPETLQPVEYYVKLPSDINERELIVVDPMLATGGSAIEAIHSLKKRGAVNIKFMCIIAAPEGIEALQKAHDDVEIYVAGLDEKLNEKGYIVPGLGDAGDRLFGTK; encoded by the coding sequence ATGGGAAAACTATACGTTTTTGACCACCCACTTATTCAACATAAACTTACATATATTAGAGACAAAAAAACAGGTACGAAAGAATTTCGTGAAATTGTGGACGAGCTAGCTGCATTAATGGCTTTTGAAATTACACGTAACTTACCACTGGAAGAAGTAGAAGTTGAAACACCAGTAAGTATTGCAAAATCTAATGTACTAGCTGGTAAGAAGTTAGGGATTATTCCTATTTTACGTGCAGGACTTGGAATGGTTGATGGGATTTTAAAGTTAATTCCTACAGCTAAGGTCGGTCATGTTGGGTTATACCGTGACCCAGAAACATTGCAACCAGTCGAATATTATGTGAAGCTACCTTCTGATATTAATGAACGTGAATTAATCGTAGTTGACCCAATGCTTGCAACAGGTGGATCAGCAATTGAAGCAATCCACTCATTAAAGAAACGTGGAGCTGTTAACATTAAATTTATGTGTATTATCGCAGCACCTGAAGGAATTGAAGCATTGCAAAAAGCCCATGATGATGTAGAAATCTACGTTGCTGGCTTAGATGAAAAATTAAATGAAAAAGGTTATATCGTTCCTGGTTTAGGTGACGCAGGCGACCGCCTTTTCGGAACGAAATAG
- the wecB gene encoding non-hydrolyzing UDP-N-acetylglucosamine 2-epimerase, with protein MTDRIKVMTIFGTRPEAIKMAPLVLELQKHSEQIESIVTVTAQHREMLDQVMNIFNITPDYDLNIMKDRQTLVGVTTRALEGLNDVMSKVKPDIVLVHGDTTTTFVASLAGFYNQIAIGHVEAGLRTWNKYSPFPEEMNRQLTGVMADLHFSPTSQAEQSLLAENKKGESIFVTGNTAIDALKTTVKDDYQSDVLDRLGDDRLILMTAHRRENLGEPMRNMFRAIKRLVDEHGDVQVVYPVHLNPAVREVADEVLGNDPRIHLIEPLDVVDFHNFASRAYMILTDSGGVQEEAPSLGVPVLVLRDTTERPEGIEAGTLKLAGTDEENIYTLAKELLTDKEEYEKMSKASNPYGDGKASERIVEAILYHFNKKSERPENFRP; from the coding sequence ATGACAGATCGCATTAAAGTAATGACCATTTTCGGGACGCGACCAGAGGCAATAAAAATGGCCCCGCTCGTTCTTGAACTACAAAAGCATAGCGAACAAATCGAATCAATCGTAACGGTAACAGCACAGCACCGTGAAATGCTTGACCAAGTAATGAACATTTTTAACATTACGCCTGATTACGATTTAAATATTATGAAAGACCGCCAAACGTTAGTTGGAGTGACAACGCGTGCGCTTGAAGGTTTAAATGATGTCATGAGTAAAGTGAAACCAGACATCGTTCTCGTTCATGGTGATACGACAACTACATTTGTAGCTAGTCTGGCTGGTTTTTATAATCAAATTGCAATTGGTCACGTTGAAGCAGGTCTTCGCACTTGGAATAAGTATTCACCATTTCCGGAAGAGATGAACCGTCAACTTACAGGAGTAATGGCTGACTTACATTTCTCTCCAACGTCACAAGCAGAGCAAAGCTTGCTTGCGGAAAACAAAAAGGGAGAAAGCATTTTCGTAACTGGAAATACTGCCATTGATGCCTTAAAGACAACTGTAAAAGACGACTACCAAAGTGATGTATTAGATCGTTTAGGTGATGACCGTCTCATTTTAATGACTGCGCACCGTCGTGAAAACCTTGGTGAGCCAATGCGTAACATGTTCCGTGCGATTAAACGTTTAGTAGATGAGCATGGAGACGTGCAAGTAGTGTATCCTGTTCACTTAAATCCTGCTGTTCGTGAAGTAGCTGATGAAGTGTTAGGAAACGACCCGCGCATCCATTTGATCGAACCGTTAGATGTTGTCGACTTCCATAACTTTGCTTCTCGTGCTTACATGATATTAACGGATTCTGGTGGTGTTCAAGAGGAAGCTCCTTCTTTAGGTGTACCAGTTCTCGTACTGCGCGACACTACAGAACGTCCGGAAGGAATTGAAGCTGGAACATTAAAACTTGCAGGAACAGACGAAGAAAATATATATACACTTGCAAAAGAGCTTTTAACGGACAAAGAAGAATACGAAAAAATGTCAAAAGCATCTAACCCGTATGGGGATGGAAAAGCATCTGAACGTATTGTTGAAGCAATTCTTTATCACTTCAACAAGAAAAGCGAACGTCCGGAAAACTTCAGACCGTAA
- a CDS encoding TIGR01440 family protein has translation MKGKTAMDNRAIYETLTTLLTELQDNAKLSAGDLFVVGCSTSEVMGEHIGTTGSEDVARDLFAALREFAEETGVALAFQCCEHLNRALIVEKQTAKENKLEQVTVIPTGKAGGAMATYAYRQMREPVAVEHIKADAGIDIGDTFIGMHLKHVAVPVRGSMRLVGGANVTMAKTRPKLIGGERAVYRDDTDQDCISS, from the coding sequence ATGAAGGGGAAAACAGCAATGGATAATCGTGCAATTTATGAAACGCTAACTACATTACTTACAGAATTACAAGACAATGCTAAGCTTTCGGCAGGTGATTTATTCGTTGTAGGTTGTAGTACGAGTGAAGTAATGGGAGAGCATATCGGTACAACTGGCTCAGAAGATGTTGCCCGCGATCTTTTTGCTGCATTAAGGGAATTTGCTGAAGAGACAGGAGTCGCTTTAGCTTTTCAATGTTGTGAGCATTTAAACCGTGCTCTTATCGTCGAAAAGCAAACGGCGAAAGAAAACAAACTTGAACAAGTGACAGTGATTCCAACTGGCAAAGCTGGTGGGGCAATGGCAACATATGCATACAGGCAAATGCGAGAGCCAGTCGCAGTCGAACATATAAAAGCGGATGCTGGTATTGATATCGGCGACACGTTTATTGGTATGCATTTAAAACATGTTGCAGTTCCAGTGCGAGGATCAATGCGCCTTGTCGGGGGGGCAAACGTGACGATGGCAAAAACTCGTCCGAAGCTCATCGGTGGAGAGCGTGCTGTTTACCGTGATGATACAGATCAAGATTGTATTTCTTCATAA
- a CDS encoding serine hydroxymethyltransferase yields MKHLAQQDQEVMQSIQDELIRQQTKIELIASENFVSKAVMEAQGSVLTNKYAEGYPGRRYYGGCEHVDVAENIARDRAKKLFGAEHANVQPHSGAQANMGVYFTILEHGDTVLGMNLSHGGHLTHGSHVNFSGINYNFVEYGVDEETHTINYEDVLEKAKLHNPKLIVAGASAYPRAIDFKRFRDIADEVGAYLMVDMAHIAGLVAAGLHENPVPYADFVTTTTHKTLRGPRGGMILCKEEWAKKIDKSIFPGLQGGPLMHVIAAKAVAFGEALQPSFKEYAQNVIDNAKRLGEALNREGLRLVSGGTDNHLLLIDVRSLNITGKVAEHALDEIGITANKNTIPFDPESPFVTSGVRIGTAAVTSRGFSLEAMDEVAAIIALTLKNLENEEKLNEARERVAALSKQYPLYE; encoded by the coding sequence ATGAAACATTTAGCCCAGCAAGACCAAGAAGTAATGCAATCGATTCAAGATGAGCTCATAAGACAACAAACGAAAATCGAACTGATCGCTTCAGAAAACTTTGTCAGCAAAGCTGTCATGGAAGCGCAAGGTTCGGTCTTAACAAATAAATATGCAGAAGGTTACCCAGGCCGTCGTTACTATGGTGGCTGTGAACATGTCGATGTTGCAGAAAATATTGCTCGTGATCGTGCGAAAAAACTTTTCGGAGCAGAACATGCCAACGTGCAACCACACTCAGGTGCCCAAGCGAACATGGGTGTTTATTTCACAATTTTAGAGCATGGTGACACTGTTTTAGGGATGAACCTTTCTCATGGTGGTCATTTAACGCACGGTAGTCACGTAAACTTTAGTGGGATTAACTATAACTTCGTTGAGTATGGCGTAGATGAAGAAACACATACAATTAATTACGAAGATGTTTTAGAGAAAGCAAAGTTACATAATCCAAAGTTAATCGTTGCTGGAGCAAGTGCATACCCGCGTGCGATTGATTTTAAACGTTTCCGTGATATTGCTGATGAAGTAGGCGCATACCTAATGGTCGATATGGCTCATATCGCTGGCTTAGTAGCTGCTGGTTTACACGAAAATCCAGTTCCTTATGCTGACTTTGTTACGACAACAACTCATAAAACATTACGTGGACCTCGTGGTGGCATGATTCTTTGTAAAGAAGAATGGGCGAAGAAAATTGATAAGTCAATCTTCCCTGGCCTGCAAGGTGGACCATTAATGCATGTGATCGCGGCTAAGGCAGTAGCTTTCGGTGAAGCTCTGCAACCTAGCTTTAAAGAATATGCACAAAATGTCATCGACAATGCGAAGCGTTTAGGAGAAGCTCTGAACCGTGAAGGACTTCGTTTAGTTTCTGGTGGGACAGACAACCACTTATTACTAATTGATGTCCGTAGTTTAAATATTACTGGTAAAGTGGCAGAACATGCACTCGACGAAATCGGCATTACAGCGAACAAAAATACGATTCCATTTGACCCAGAAAGTCCATTTGTTACTAGTGGTGTCCGTATCGGTACAGCAGCAGTGACATCTCGTGGATTTAGCTTAGAAGCAATGGACGAAGTAGCGGCAATTATTGCTTTAACTTTAAAAAATCTAGAAAACGAAGAAAAACTAAACGAAGCTCGCGAGCGAGTTGCGGCACTATCAAAACAATATCCGTTATACGAATAA